TGACGAGCATCAGAACATAATTAAATCCCTTGCTGATATTAGAAATGGCGGCGCAAGTGGCGGCGACGCTGCTCCGGCAGCACCTGCAGCAGAAGCAGCAGCTCCTAAGGAGGAAGCAGCTTCTGCAGACGGACCGGCTCCTGGCGCTGATGGAACTCAGGATTACAGGGCTATTCGCCTTGATCCGTCTGTTAAATCTACATTAGAGGAAGCAAAATCACAGGGCAAGAAGCTCTACGGTGTGACTGTTCACATTGAAGAGTCTTGCATTCTTAAGGCTGCGAGAGGCTTCCTTGTATTCAAAGGTCTCGAAGAAATCGGCGAGATTGCTGTTTCCGAGCCAAATACCCAGGATATTGAAGATGAAAAATTTGAATATTCTTTCAGTCTTATTCTGATCACTGATGAAAGTAAAGAGAAGATTGAAGAGATTGTTAAGGCAGTTTCTGAAGTAGAGAGCTGTGAGGTTGGCGAGTATGATCCTAGTGGCGCTAAGCCCGCTGAGGAAAAAGAAGCTGCTCCTGCAGCAGAAGCACCTGCAGCGCCTGCACAGGCACCAGCAGCTGCAGCTCCTGCAGCAAATAAGCCAGCACCTGCAGCAGGTAGCGGCGGCGGAGCTGGCGGCAAGAAGCCTGTTGGCAAGCCTGTAGTAAACAGAACTGTCCGTGTAGATATTGAAAAGCTCGATGTTCTTATGAACCTTGTATCTGAGCTTATCATAGCCAAGAACTCACTTATTTCTGCAGCCAATACATCAGGTGTTAGTAACGTAAACGAGCAGATTGAATACCTTGAGAGTGTAACCACAAACCTTCACGAATCTGTCATGAAAGTTCGAATGGTTCCTATCGAGAGTGTACTTCAGAAATTCCCTCGTATGATCCGTGATCTTAATAAGACCCTTAATAAGAAAATGGAACTTACAATGACTGGTGAAGACACAGAAATGGACCGTACCGTTGTTGATGAGATTGGTGATCCTTTGATGCACCTTATCAGAAACAGTGCCGACCACGGTATTGAGAATGCTGAACTTCGTGCGCAGCGTGGTAAGCCTGAAGTTGGACAGATTTTCCTTCATGCCTTCCAGGATGGTAACAGCGTTGTTATCGAGGTTGGTGATGATGGTAACGGTATTGATGCAGAAGCAGTCAAGAATAAAGCTATTGAAAAGGGCGTTGTTTCTCCTGAACAGGCAGCTCTTTTAACAGAAAAACAGTGTGTTGAACTCTTATTCCATCCCGGATTCTCAACAGCTAAGGTTGTATCTGAAATTTCAGGAAGAGGTGTTGGACTTGACGTTGTTAAATCCAAAGTAGAGTCTCTTTCCGGTGAAGTTACAGTTAAGACCAAGCTTGGTGAAGGATCCACATGGGTTATCAGACTTCCTCTTACACTTGCTATTATCCAGGCTCTGATGGTTATCATCGGTCAGGAAAAATACGCTATTCCTCTGGATTCAATTCAGAGTATTGAGGATGTATCGCCTAAAGATATCAAGTTTGTTGAGAACAAGGAAGTTATCAATCTTCGTGGAAGCGTGCTTCCTCTTGTAAGACTTAATGAAGTTCTTGATACAAATTCAACAAGAGAACCTGATGAAGACATGGTTGTTGTTATCGCAAGAAAAGGCGATCAGCTTGCAGGTCTTGTAATTGATGAACTTATGGGTCAGCAGGAAATCGTTATTAAGCCGCTTGGCAAATACACAAATAAATGTAAGCTCATAAGCGGCGCTACAATTCTTGGAGATGGTGAGATTGCACTTATCCTTGATACTAACTCAATTTTCTGATAGTTACTATAGTCCGTTAACTTTTAGAAAGGAAGAAGAGCGAAATGAATGAACTTAGAGATACAGCTGATGTAGGAGAACTTATTCAGTATATTGTTATCAAGATTGATGACGAAGAATATGGTATTAACATCAAATTTATCGATAATATCGTTAGAATGCAGCAGATAACCAGAGTCCCTAAGGTTGATGATTATCTCAAGGGTGTTATCAATATCCGAGGTGAGATAGTTCCTGTTATGAGTGTTCGTATGAAGATGGGACTTACAGAGGATGAGATTACCAATAAATCAAGAATCATTATACTTAAGACCGAGGGCGGCGATCTTGTAGGAATTATTGTAGATCAGGTTAATCAGGTTCTGACACTTGGGTCTAACAATATTGAAAAGATGCGCTATGACGACAAGAAAGAAAAAGCAAACGCCGGCTTTGTAAGTGGTGTTGGACATTATGATGGTGGCCTTGTTTCAATTCTCGATCTGGAGGCTGTTGTTTCTGAGAAGGTAGAAAAAGAGAAGGCATCAAACGCCAGCTAATTGGAGGATAAAGAATGGGTGATATGAGTTTGGACAATTTGTCCAGCCAGTACTTTGACGTTCTCAAAGAGCTGGGCAATATTGGTGCAGGTAATGCAACTACTGCACTGGCTCAGATGATAGGAACCAAGGTAGATATGGCTGTACCGCAGGTACGACTTCTTGATTTTAAAGACGTCGGAGACATGATGGGCGGAGCTGAGCAAATAATGGCTGGCATTTATCTTGCAGTTGAAGGAGACATTGATGGTGCAATCATGTTTCTTTTAAATAAGACTGCTGCCAGACACCTTGTAGACAAGCTTATGGGAACGGGATCTAAGCCGGATGAAGCAGATTTTGATGAGGTTGAGCTATCTGCGCTAAAAGAAGTAGGAAATATCATCACCGGATCGTATCTTAACTCGCTTTCCATGATGACTAACCTTAAGCTTGTGCCTTCTATTCCGTATGTTGCAATTGATATGGCAGCTGCTATTTTGAGCGTTCCTGCCATTCAGTTTGGAATGATGGGCGATAATATCCTTCTTATTGAGACTCAGTTTTTTGATGAACTTAAACTTAGCGGATATTTTATTCTTTTACCTGATGTTGACGGTTATGCTAAGATTCTTTCTTCACTTGGAATTGGTGATATTAGTGGATAAGCGAAGGGGCGATTTATGAGTCAAATAATAAAGGTTGGTATGGCTGATCTGAATATTTGTGTTAGCCCCGATGGAATAACTACGCTTGGACTTGGATCCTGCGTGGGAATTGCAGTGCGAGATCCCGTTACTAAGATAGGCGGCTTGGCACACGTAATGTTACCGGACTCAACAGAGATAAAGAATAACTCAAACATCCCTAAATTCGCTGATACCGGCATAGAAGAGTTGATCAGGCAGATAGTTGCTAAAGGAGCCAGCAGACAAAGGCTTGTTGCTAAGATAGCAGGCGGAGCTCAGATGTTTGCGTTCCAATCAAATAACAGCACTATGCGTGTTGGCGACAGAAATGTTCAGGCTTCTCTTAAAAAACTCAAAGAGATGAACATTCCGGTTCTGGCACAGGATACCGGTGATTCTTACGGGAGAACAGTTATCTTTTACCCGGAGAATGGTAATTTTGTAATCAGAGCGGTTGGAAAACCAGAAAAGATTATATGAATACCGATACTGAAGAATTAAAAAAATGTAATACAAAACTGATCACGCCACTGATAGTGCTTAGTTGTACTGCGATAATTGCAATATTTACGTACTTTGAGCACTATCCGGTGGGGGATTGGTTTGTTATTGTTTGTACCTCTGTAGTTATTTTTCTGATCCTGGGGCTTATTGTCGAAAAGATGATAACTAAATTTGTTGACATCAACTATGAAAAAGCTTTGGCTGAAATTGAGGAGGCAAAACGTCTCGAGGAAGAAGCCAGAGCAGCGATGGAAGCAGAAGGTGCAGAGGTTGGGGATGGCCTAAATGTTGTTCCTGAAGACCAGGATAATCCCTCTTTATTCTAAAATACTATATTATTGGGGACTAGATCATGGATGAAGCGGCAAAAAACAAATTATGGGAAGAATATCATAATACCAAATCAGCTGAGGTCAGAGAAAAGCTGATACTGGAGTATGCTCCGCTGGTTAAGCTTGTTGCAGGCAGACTTAGCATGTACCTTGGCTTCAATGTCGAATATGATGATCTTGTAGGCTATGGAATATTTGGTCTCATTGATGCTATCGACAAGTTTGACCTCATGAAGGATGTTAAGTTTGAAACTTATGCAAGCCTTCGTATTCGTGGTGCAATTCTGGATCAGATCAGGAAGATGGATTGGATTCCAAGGACCATAAGGCAGAGACAGAAAAAAATCGAGGCTGCTATAAGAGAAATTGAAAGAGACGGTGGCCACGTTGCAACGGATGCTGAAATTGCGGCAAAGATGCAGATTTCAGAAGATGAATATGCAAACTGGCAGAACCAGATGAAAGTGACCGGAGTAGTTTCTCTTAATGAATTTATGGACCAGGGGGCTGATATTCCTGAAGATTCCAATAACCGTTCTTCCGGCTTTGTTAAACCTGAAGAAGCAATAGAAAAAGAAGAGCTTAAGAAGATGCTTGCGCAGTCTCTTGAGTCTCTTACAGATAAAGAGAAAAAAGTAATTCTTTTGTACTATTATGAGGAACTGACACTTAAAGAAATAAGTCAGGTTTTGGAGGTATCTGAATCCAGAGTATCCCAGCTTCATACCAAAGCGCTTCAGAAAATGCGTGAAAAACTTGGCGATTATCTGGGAATTCTGACTAATCCAAGATGATTATTACTAGAGGTTGACGCAATGAATGGGTATTTTCAGCTGGTTATAACTGATCATGGGACAGGAATAAAGGTTTTTAAACCTACTGATGATGGTTTGCCCCTTGAGGTGAACTGTGTCAGGGATTATCTTGATGATAAAAAAATTGAATATGATGTCGTTAAGATTAGTGAAGCTGTGACAAATCAGGAAGAAGAGGTTGTCATTTTTACAGAAGCTCAGATTATGCCTGAGCGCGAATGCTGTATTTTTGAATCCTCCAAGGACCGAATGACTGTCACAGCTGTTTTTTATCCTCCCACTGAGGGGGCAGAACTGATGACTGAAGAAGAAGTCCTTAGTTCACTTGCTTATAGGAAAATAGTATATGGCATACAAAAAGATGTAATTCATGATTTTTTTGAACACAGAAAGTATTGTACGGAGATAGTTGTTGCTCAGGGTAAGCCTGTTAAACAGGGCCAAAATGCCAGAGTTGAATATCATTTCAATGTAAACTTGAGACCTAAACCAGCTCTTCGTGAAGATGGAAGCGTTGATTATCACAATCTCAACCTTATAAACAATGTCAATGCAGGAGATCTTCTTGCGACTCTGCATAAGGAAGTCCCGGGTGAAGCAGGTATCAATACACTTGGTGAGAATATAAAAGCTGCCTCTGTCAAAACTACATTTATCAAATATGGCAAGAACACGATCTTGTCTGAAGATAAGATGACGCTTACAGCTGAAAAGGCAGGCCATGTAACCATAAAAGAAGGAAAAGTCGTTGTATCTGACGTTCTAACAGTAGAGAATGTAGATCTTTCAACCGGAAATATTGATTATGAAGGCAGCGTCGTTGTAAAAGGCGTTATATCAACCGGCTTTAGTGTCAAGGCCGGAAGTAACATTGTTGTTAAGGGCATTGTTGAAGGAGCCACTCTTGAAGCGGGTGCTGACGTAATACTTGAATGCGGAGCAAAAGCCGGAGGAAATATAACAGCCGGAGGAAACATAATTGCCAAGTTTGTAGAAAATGCGACTCTTACAGCAAAGGGATCGATTACAAGTGAATGTATCCTTCATTCTAATGTGATTTCCGGAACAGAAATAAATGTAACCGGTAAAAGAGGCTTTATAGCTGGCGGCAAGGTAATCGCCGCTGACAAGATCCAGGCCAAGATTCTTGGATCTGATATGGGAGCTAATACTATCATAGAAGTCGGAGCTGATCCTCAGGTAAAATTAAGGCTAAAAGAGCTTCAGAAAAATATGGCCGCAGCACAGAAAAACCTGGAAAGTATAAAGCCAACGATAGAAGGCTTTTCAAAGATGCTCAAGGCAGGTGCCAAATTTACACCTGATCAGGTTGCCAATGTTCAGAAATTAATGGCTATGAATAAAACTTTAACTAAGCAGCTTCAGGATAACTCTGAAGAGTATTCAGAATTAATGGAGAAACTTGCGGAACAAAAGGAGGCGGTTGTAATCGTTGAAGGTACTGCTTATCCCGGTACCACTGTCAATATTGGAGAGCTGTCAATGATAGTTAAAAAGCCTGTTCAATATAGCAGATTTGTTGTAAAAGATGGAGATGTAAGGTTGGCTCCAATATAATTTTAGCCGATATAAATAATATAAAGGAAAAATAGGTCTCTTCATGTTATAATAAGCTTGGAAGGAGGGGTCTACCATGTCAATAAACAGGATTGATTTTGGCGTGATGGCTGCCAGTAGCGAAGTCGGTACAATAAAGGCCGCAGAAGATGCAAGGCCTTTAATGGATCAGCGCAATTTCCAGGCTCAGTTTAATCAGGAAGTAGACAATCAGCGTAGTCAGGTTACTCAAAAAGAAGATGTTGGTTCGGGGGAACTTAACTCTGATGCTCAGGACAAGGGGAGTAATGAGTATATGGGTGACGGAGGCCGTAACAGACGTGGAAACCATAACGGCAATGACAAAAGTGCAATACTAGAAAAACAGCTGTCTACCGAGAAAATGGAGAAGATTGCGGGGCATGTACTTGATAGGAATGGTAAGCCAGTCAATTTTGGTATTTCGTCAGGTTTTGATTTGAAGATATGATTATATTGTTATATAATTATATGTAGTTATTGAGGGGATTTGGGCGGAGATATGATAAGCATTACTGAGGTTATTCTAATAGTTGCAGGTTTTGCAGCTATCATATTAGGGTACCTTCTACCAGCCGGTAAGGAAATGGACGAGGAGGACAAAATGCTCATGGAGAGGGAGATTCGTGAGCTTGTTCGTCGTGAGGTTGAAGATCAGAAGGAAACCATCGAAAACATGGTGGATGACACCGTGGACAATTCTCTTGATCGCACAGAACGTGCGATGGAACGCATTTCTAATGAAAAACTCTCTGCAATAAATGAATATTCTGATACTGTCATCAATGATATTCATAAAAATCATGATGAAGTTATGTTTATGTACGACATGCTCAATGATAAACATAAAAACCTTACCAGTGTGGTGTCTGAAGTTACCAAGAAAACTGATGAGGCTAAGCAGGCTGTCAAGGATGCAGAAGCTACAGTTAGAGATGCTGAGGCTACAGCAAGGGAAGCCAAGGTCGCTACATCAAACCTTAACAGTATTACATCCAAAAAAGAAAATGTAAGAGCCATTCTTCTTGATGAAGATGAAGACAGACTTAGCGGAATCAGAATTCCCTATAATGAGAAAAAAGATTCTATTACTGTTCATGTTAAACCGGAAGAGCCTGAGCCAGAAAATAGCGGTTATGTCTCTGAAGAAAATATTCAGGAGCTTAAGGATATTGCAGCTGAAGTTATTACCAAAGATCAGGCAAGCGGACTGCATGTCATAGGCAATAAGGGTGAACAGGCTTCTGCCAAGGTTGTTCCTATTGCTGAGGCAAGAGCAGCTAATCCTGACAGAAACATGATGGAGCTTACAGCCAATGATCCGATTTCACAGAACAGAAGGATCATAGAAATGCATAAAGCCGGCAAATCTAATATGGTCATAGCGAGAGAACTTGGCCTTGGTATTGGAGAAGTCAAGCTCGTTATTGATCTTTCAAACAAGCATAGAAAAGTTAAATAAAATATTTTAAGGATAAAACAGGTATGAAGTTAAAGTATTACCTTCGCGGTATGGGGATTGGAATAATACTTACTGCGATAGTTATGGGGTTTGCCCTTGGCGGCAGAAAGACAACTATCAGCGATGCTGAAGTTATAGAAAGAGCCAAGGCTCTTGGCATGATTGATGGAAACGGAGTCCTTGATTCAGGTACTGATAGTAACGAGGTTAGTTTGGATGATTCACTTACACCCGGTTCGGCATTGGCTCAGGAAGGAACAGAAGTATCTCAGGAAATCGACAAAGAAATCTCTTCGTCAGGTGAATATGTTTCGGACATGGCTTCTGAAACGGAGGAAAGAGAAGATTCGCAAGCAGAAATTTCAACAGTTCAAAATGAGAATTCAGGAGCTGAAAGCACCAAAGAAAAAAATGAAGCTTCAAACGGAAAAAGCGGAATAAATAAGGCTGAGGAAAACCAGGCTGCAGCAATAAAGTCTGCAGATGAGACAGCTGTAGCAGAAGAAATTGCCGCAGATAATAAAAGTTCAGCAACTACTGATTCGTCAGTACAAGAGGCGCCTAAGCCATCAGAAAGTCAGGCTGTTGGTAATAAAACAACTGTTACCAAAAATGTTACAATTCCGAGCGGACTAGGATCAGAAGGTGTTGCAAGAGTTCTTTATAATGCAGGAGTTGTGGATGATGCGGTGACCTTTAATAACTACCTTGTTGAACGTAAGATGGACAGGAGCATCAGGGCCGGGCAGAAGACATTTCCTGCGGGTTCATCTTATGAAGATATTGCAAGAATAATATGTCAGGGTTAAGAGACAATACATGTTTTAAGTCATGGTTGTCTCTTTTTTTGCTATTTTTTGCCAAAAAAGTGTTGAAATGTATGGTTTGCTATGCTAATATTAGAGAGCTGTTGATTTAAGGGATATTTATGCCCTGAATTGCAGACTGTCTTTTGACAGTAACACAAATATGCACGTATATCTAATTCTCATTCCGGTGTCGGCAGATGCTGCTGATCAGTATGAGAGTCTCGCACGGAAGATGACGCTTCTTCTATGCAATATGAGGCCAAGGGGTATACGGAAGAATTAACCAAATGGAGGTAATAACATGAGCGTTGTATCAATGAAACAGTTACTTGAAGCAGGTGTACACTTCGGACACCAGACAAGAAGATGGAACCCTAAAATGGCTCCTTACATCTTCACAGAGAGAAACGGAATCCACATCATCGATCTTCAGAAGTCAGTTGTTAAGGTAGATGAGGCTTACAAGGCAGTATTTGAGATTGCACAGCAGGGTGGAACAATCCTTTTCGTTGGAACCAAGAAGCAGGCTCAGGATGCAGTTAAGACTGAGGCAGAGCGTTGCGGTATGTACTATGTTAACGAGAGATGGCTTGGTGGTATGCTCACAAACTTCAAGACAATCCAGAGCAGAATCGCTAGAATGAAAGCTATCGAGAAGATGCAGGAAGATGGAACATTCGATGTTCTTCCTAAGAAGGAAGTTGCTATGCTCAAGAAGGAGCTTGCTAAACTTCAGGCTAACCTTGGCGGAATCAGAGATATGAAGAGAATCCCTGACGCTATCTTCGTAGTTGACCCTAAGAAGGAGAGAATCTGCATTCAGGAAGCTGAGTCTCTTGGAATCACACTTATCGGTATCGGCGATACAAACTGTGATCCAGAAGAGCTTGATTTCATCATTCCTGGTAACGATGATGCTATCAGAGCAGTTAAGCTTATCGTTGGTAAGATGGCTGATGCTGTTATCGAGGCTAACCAGGGCGCTGAGTCAGACGCTGCAGCTGATTATGTGCAGAGGATGCTGAGGCAACTGAGGAAGTAAACGAGTAATTTTTTTAATGAGACAAGCGAAACAATAATAAATACAATTTTATATTCTTATATTTAGTTGTATTTATTATTGATTTCATTTGGCGAATAGCCAAAACGAAGAATTGTTTTCGATTCTGAGTCTTGTCTCATAATTTTATATAATTTTATAAATACGGAGGATAAATAAATGGCTATCACAGCAGCAATGGTTAAAGAGTTACGTGAGTCAACTGGCGCAGGTATGATGGAGTGTAAGAAGGCTCTTACAGAGACTAACGGAGATATGGACGCAGCCGTTGAGTATCTTAGAAAAAATGGTATCATGAAGGCTGAGAAGAAGGCTAGCAGAATTGCAGCTGAAGGTCTTACAAGAATCGCAGTTAAGGATGACAAGACTGCAGCAGTAGTTGAGGTAAACTCAGAGACTGACTTCGTTGCTCAGAACGAGAAGTTCCAGGCATTCGTTGAGGCTGTTGCTACTCAGGCTGTTAACTCAGATGCAGCTGATCTTGATTCATTCATGGCTGAGAAGTGGAACCTTGATGAGAGCAAGACAGTTAATGAGGCTCTTGTTGAGATTACAGCAGTTATTTCAGAGAAGATCAGCATCAGAAGATTTGAGAAGGTTGTTGCTTCAAATGGTATCGTAGTTCCTTATGTACATGGTGGCGGAAGAATTTCTGTTATTGTAGAGGCTACAACAGATGTTGTTAACGATGAGATCAAGGATGCTGTTAAGAATGTAGCTATGCAGGTTGCAGCTCTTAATCCTAAATTTGTTTCTTCTGATGAAATTTCTGAAGAGTACAGAAACCACGAGAAGGAGATCCTTCTTGCTCAGGCAATGAAAGAGAACGAAGAGCTTCCTGAGAACAAGAGAAAGCCTCAGGAGATCATCGAGAAGATGCTTATTGGACGTCTTAACAAGGAGTTCAAGGAAATCTGCCTTAACGATCAGGTTTATGTAAAGGCTGAAGATGGCAAGCAGTCAGTTGGCCAGTACCTCGCACAGGTTGGTAAGGCTAATGGCGCAAATCTTTCAATCAAGAGATTCGTTCGTTTTGAGACAGGTGAAGGTATCGAGAAGAAGAACGAGAACTTCGCTGAGGAAGTTGCTAAGCAGGCAGCTGGTCTTAACTAATTATTATAGTAATATTGGGCTTCGGATGAATGTCCGAAGCCCTTTTTTCGTCAATTTCACATCTTTTTTTATTCGAAATATGTTGTATACTAATAGGGTGTGATTTTTATAAGCTATGTTGGGAGTGAGTAATTTTGAATCAGTCAGTAACAATTAAAGGTACAAAGTCAGGAATAATCCTTGTACTTGATCCTGGTGTGGCATTTGAAGAGCTGAGAGAAGACATTAAGAATCATTTTATTGAGGCTTCTTCATTCCTTGGCAAGAATAACATGGGGCTTATCATTCGGGGGAGAAAGCTTTCAGAGTCAGAGGAAGAGGATGTCCTTAACATTATCGCTGATAATACTCAGCTTAGTATCACTTGTATCATAGACGAGGAATCTGAAACAGAGAGACTTTTTAGTAAGTCCAAGAAGGCAGACGATAAGGTTCTTCCTGACAAGTCTGAGAAAGTCAATGTGACAGTTCCAACGGACGCTTGCGATAATAATGCGCAGGTTCTTGTTGGTAATCTTCGTTCCGGTCAAGATGTTTCCTGCGAACAAAACGTAGTAATACTGGGTGATGTCAAACCTGGTGCCAGTGTTACTTCATATGGCAGTATTTTTATACTGGGTGAACTGAGAGGCAATGCTTTTGCCGGTGCAGGTGGAGACACCAGTGCCATAGTAATGGCTCTTAAACTCAACCCTTTACAGGTCAGGATAGCTGATTCAATTGCTATTTCACCTGATTCAGATGCTGATAAGGGTTCGAAGCTCAGATTCAAGAAAAAGAAGATCATGTGCAGCGAGAATGAGCCTGAGGTTGCGTACATAGAAAATGGTCATATCATAAAAGCTTTGTATGGACCATCATTTTTAAGACAATTTGGTAAAAAATAATTGGAGGATAGTATGGGAGAAGTTATAGTTGTAACATCCGGTAAGGGTGGTGTTGGTAAGACAACCACTACTGCCAATCTTGGTACAGGACTTGCCAAGCTCAATAAAAAAGTAGTTCTTATTGATACAGATATAGGTCTTCGTAACCTTGATGTGGTTATGGGACTTGAGAACAGAATTGTTTATAACCTTGTTGATGTTATTGAAGGTAATTGCAAGATCAAACAGGCTCTTATTCGTGACAAGAAATATGAGTCACTTTTTCTTTTACCTGCTGCTCAGACCAAGGATAAGACAAGTGTTACTCCCGAACAGATGAAGAAGCTTACAGATGAACTTAAACAGGAATATGATTACATTATTCTTGACTGTCCGGCCGGAATTGAGCAGGGATTTAAGAATGCCATAGCTGGTGCTGACAGAGCTCTTGTAGTTACTACACCTGAGGTTTCTGCTGTACGTGATGCTGACAGGATCATTGGGCTTCTTGAGGCTAATGAGATTGGCAAGACTCATCTTATCGTTAACAGGCTTCGCCCTGATATGGTTAAGCGCGGCGATATGATGTCTGCTGAAGATGTCATTGATATTCTTGCAGTTGAACTCATTGGTCAGGTTCCTGATGATGAGAATATTGTTATTGCAACAAACAATGGTGAGCCACTTGTAGGTGATAATTCGCTTGCCGGCCAGGCTTATATGAATATTTGCAGAAGAGTAACAGGCGAGCAGGTTCCATTCTTGGATCTCGATGCCAAGAAAGGTATTTTTTCTTGGTTTAAGAAAAAGTAAATAGGGGGAGGGACTTATGAAACTATCAGATTTTTTCAAAAAGAAATCTTCAAGTGATGTTGCTAAAGACAGACTTAAGCTTGTACTTGTTTCAGACCGTGCCACATGCTCTCCTGAGATTATGCAGAAAATCAGAAGCGATATTATAGAAGTTCTTTCTAAATATGCAGAAATCGATATGGAAGGCATTGATATCAACTTTACACAGATGGATACTGAAGAAAACGATGGCAAGACAGTTCCTGCTCTTTATGCCAATATTCCTATAAAGAACATGAATCATTCAGCAAAATAATAGTCAGGAAACTCGGATTTCATCAGATTTCCGAGTTTTTTTGACCTTGAGGGGTGCACAAAATGTACGAGGAATACAACGTAGGGTTAACAACAGCAAGAGCCAAAGAACTATATAAAGAAGGCTATGGAAACGTACAAATTGATAATACTGCCAAAACTACAGCAGATATCATAAAGGAAAATGTGTTTACATATTTTA
The sequence above is a segment of the Butyrivibrio proteoclasticus B316 genome. Coding sequences within it:
- the tsf gene encoding translation elongation factor Ts; protein product: MAITAAMVKELRESTGAGMMECKKALTETNGDMDAAVEYLRKNGIMKAEKKASRIAAEGLTRIAVKDDKTAAVVEVNSETDFVAQNEKFQAFVEAVATQAVNSDAADLDSFMAEKWNLDESKTVNEALVEITAVISEKISIRRFEKVVASNGIVVPYVHGGGRISVIVEATTDVVNDEIKDAVKNVAMQVAALNPKFVSSDEISEEYRNHEKEILLAQAMKENEELPENKRKPQEIIEKMLIGRLNKEFKEICLNDQVYVKAEDGKQSVGQYLAQVGKANGANLSIKRFVRFETGEGIEKKNENFAEEVAKQAAGLN
- a CDS encoding septum site-determining protein MinC, which codes for MNQSVTIKGTKSGIILVLDPGVAFEELREDIKNHFIEASSFLGKNNMGLIIRGRKLSESEEEDVLNIIADNTQLSITCIIDEESETERLFSKSKKADDKVLPDKSEKVNVTVPTDACDNNAQVLVGNLRSGQDVSCEQNVVILGDVKPGASVTSYGSIFILGELRGNAFAGAGGDTSAIVMALKLNPLQVRIADSIAISPDSDADKGSKLRFKKKKIMCSENEPEVAYIENGHIIKALYGPSFLRQFGKK
- the minD gene encoding septum site-determining protein MinD; translated protein: MGEVIVVTSGKGGVGKTTTTANLGTGLAKLNKKVVLIDTDIGLRNLDVVMGLENRIVYNLVDVIEGNCKIKQALIRDKKYESLFLLPAAQTKDKTSVTPEQMKKLTDELKQEYDYIILDCPAGIEQGFKNAIAGADRALVVTTPEVSAVRDADRIIGLLEANEIGKTHLIVNRLRPDMVKRGDMMSAEDVIDILAVELIGQVPDDENIVIATNNGEPLVGDNSLAGQAYMNICRRVTGEQVPFLDLDAKKGIFSWFKKK
- the minE gene encoding cell division topological specificity factor MinE codes for the protein MKLSDFFKKKSSSDVAKDRLKLVLVSDRATCSPEIMQKIRSDIIEVLSKYAEIDMEGIDINFTQMDTEENDGKTVPALYANIPIKNMNHSAK